One window of the Lytechinus pictus isolate F3 Inbred chromosome 5, Lp3.0, whole genome shotgun sequence genome contains the following:
- the LOC129261111 gene encoding proteoglycan 4-like, with translation MDLTSSSQLIKPCSVQITDLRKMKNQEDHLRGALKESIPSSSRETPPQGACTVLIVPNQEPPNTKGGEPSEGTMLVVNEDGWIKGEPSSPEGQAQPPKGGKSGTDNQQSSDEMSGAESDFDIDENDGDDEDDWVPDPSSDSDFEGDESEDNGGEGREAGNIEPIEVNPDEPLTNEILKKIMEVVYGVPKPNLDTLVLLKEQMDERPKLKLKLLKDLQRGHSIFKKRHRSDQQRIHVVKKQYIQTPSPVPESIESTVPQWTPHQPLTLERATAHLAAQHGKGENNTLPNPPSAPANYRVPNPAMVPVFNILPNAPRASVNILSNTRAPVNILPRTAPAPVHVPGPALAPGLVPAHALPFSQIQLPRIQPGLPHMLQMPQILQMPQMSQTLYRPIAPKPPLLHVAPRTPPQNTVMKKAPDLPAQPKVTAPSSSLPSRTIAVPVLPTLPSAAVTSTSSSSPINPESNVPKNTEKTQETIRFKDESSPQTRAVFMPEKRIVNIPELHPSPTGSLDVLVPVDATGQMKEPFMGIPLDSCKILFNSDSEDEETDTNEATGKDTPSRRSNDPSLPGQSSSPNPQLRISTAPGIPPNPSRIIPPGMVPVGLAPASARPSGVFPSDMFPPGSIPPGMVPIALPPNALHYPVPGPHVKCTCPPGTRPPGPPVHSLLHLQPEDMKKINTVGVYSPAMNHQSETSDMRNESPSISPVNDRRAESPGIKIASVRSCKSEENPIGDASPSLKESVDPGESPSKATKEGLGNHPGSLLTVILPKSAKGHYKNKHNSKALFQPSSADLKEVHNPATKVDLGLVWNEISLLRSEIHLIKTKVASDIHNIRTDMEDFVKIVGARLGITPVPQQNKTVQGNERESDGKRKREDHQSSRKQAKV, from the exons ATGGATTTGACTTCATCATCACAACTGATCAAGCCATGCAGCGTACAGATAACAGATTTGAGAA AAATGAAGAATCAAGAAGACCATTTGCGTGGGGCCCTCAAGGAATCCATTCCAAGCAGCTCCAGGGAGACTCCGCCTCAAGGAGCATGTACAGTGCTGATTGTTCCTAATCAGGAACCTCCAAACACCAAGGGTGGAGAACCATCAGAAGGCACCATGCTAGTCGTCAACGAGGATGGCTGGATCAAGGGTGAGCCCTCTTCTCCGGAAGGACAAGCGCAGCCTCCCAAAGGTGGAAAATCCGGAACAGACAATCAGCAGTCAAGCGATGAGATGAGTGGTGCGGAATCAGATTTTGATATCGATGAgaatgatggagatgatgaagatgactgGGTTCCAGATCCCAGTAGCGATTCGGATTTTGAGGGAGATGAAAGTGAGGACAATGGAGGTGAGGGTAGGGAAGCAGGAAACATAGAGCCTATTGAAGTAAATCCTGATGAACCATTAACGAAtgaaatcttgaaaaagatCATGGAGGTAGTTTATGGTGTACCAAAACCTAACCTTGATACACTGGTTTTGTTGAAAGAACAGATGGACGAGAGGCCAAAACTGAAGTTGAAGTTATTGAAAGACCTGCAGCGAGGGCATTCCATATTCAAAAAGAGACACAGAAGTGATCAACAAAGGATACATGTGGTGAAAAAACAGTACATTCAAACACCAAGCCCAGTCCCCGAGAGCATTGAGAGTACCGTTCCCCAATGGACACCACATCAACCACTTACACTGGAGAGGGCTACAGCTCATCTTGCAGCTCAGCATGGTAAAGGTGAAAATAATACTTTACCTAATCCTCCTTCGGCTCCTGCTAATTATCGTGTACCAAATCCTGCAATGGTTcctgtttttaatattttaccgAATGCTCCTCGGGCTTCTgttaatattttatcaaatacTCGGGCTCCTGTTAATATTTTACCTCGTACTGCTCCAGCTCCTGTACATGTTCCTGGTCCTGCTCTTGCCCCTGGTCTTGTCCCTGCTCATGCTCTTCCCTTCTCTCAGATACAGCTGCCACGCATACAACCTGGACTACCACACATGCTACAAATGCCACAAATTCTACAAATGCCACAAATGTCACAAACTCTGTATCGTCCTATAGCCCCAAAGCCACCTCTGCTACATGTAGCTCCGCGTACCCCACCACAAAATACAGTCATGAAAAAGGCTCCAGATTTACCTGCACAACCTAAGGTGACTGCACCTTCAAGTTCTCTTCCTTCAAGAACCATCGCAGTACCAGTATTACCTACCTTACCTTCTGCAGCTGTCACTTCCACTTCCTCTTCCTCTCCTATTAATCCAGAAAGCAATGTACcgaaaaatactgaaaagacACAGGAAACCATACGTTTTAAGGATGAATCCAGTCCCCAAACTCGTGCAGTTTTTATGCCAGAGAAACGAATTGTGAATATCCCAGAGTTACATCCTAGTCCTACTGGCTCACTTGATGTCCTTGTTCCTGTCGATGCAACTGGACAAATGAAAGAACCTTTCATGGGAATCCCTCTGGACTCCTGTAAAATTCTCTTCAATTCAGATTCTGAGGACGAAGAGACCGATACAAATGAAGCGACCGGTAAAGATACTCCCAGTAGAAGATCGAATGACCCTTCCCTCCCAGGACAATCCAGTTCTCCAAATCCACAGTTAAGAATTTCAACTGCCCCTGGGATACCCCCAAATCCCTCACGCATCATACCCCCGGGGATGGTTCCTGTAGGATTGGCACCGGCAAGCGCAAGGCCATCCGGAGTCTTTCCATCTGACATGTTTCCTCCAGGTTCTATTCCTCCTGGTATGGTTCCAATTGCACTACCACCAAATGCTCTGCACTATCCAGTCCCTGGGCCTCATGTCAAATGTACATGTCCACCCGGTACCAGGCCACCCGGACCCCCTGTACACTCTCTCTTACATCTCCAGCCAGAagacatgaaaaaaattaatacagtGGGTGTATATTCTCCTGCGATGAATCACCAAAGTGAGACATCTGATATGAGGAATGAATCGCCTTCAATATCTCCTGTCAACGACAGGAGAGCAGAATCACCAGGTATCAAAATAGCAAGCGTTCGTTCCTGCAAAAGTGAGGAGAACCCTATCGGCGATGCATCACCATCATTGAAAGAGTCTGTAGATCCTGGAGAGTCACCATCAAAGGCAACAAAAGAAGGGCTTGGAAACCACCCTGGATCTCTCCTGACTGTAATCCTGCCAAAGTCTGCCAAAGGGCACTACAAGAACAAACACAATTCCAAAGCCTTGTTTCAACCTTCAAGTGCTGATCTGAAAGAAGTTCACAATCCTGCAACCAAAGTTGATCTGGGCTTGGTGTGGAATGAAATAAGCCTCTTGAGATCAGAGATTCACCTCATAAAGACCAAAGTTGCATCAGATATCCACAACATTAGAACTGATATGGAGGATTTTGTGAAGATTGTGGGAGCAAGATTAGGAATCACACCCGTGcctcaacaaaacaaaactgtTCAAGGGAACGAAAGAGAAAGTGATggcaaaagaaagagagaggatcATCAGAGTTCACgcaaacaagcaaaagtctga